The following coding sequences lie in one Rhodohalobacter barkolensis genomic window:
- a CDS encoding FAD-binding and (Fe-S)-binding domain-containing protein, which translates to MKHLPKEYKDIYNQFSQKIDPSRIYTEPLETFAFGTDASFYRLVPKIVVKADNAEEVSYILSECNRASIPVTFRAAGTSLSGQAITDSVLVVAGNAWKKHKVLDNGDKIRLQPGVIGAHANNILRPYLRKIGPDPASINSAMIGGIAANNASGMCCGTAQNSYQTVDSMKVILKDGTLLDTGDADSRKEFEKSHGNLLEELKQLSQDVKNNKALSERITHKFKMKNTTGYSLNALVDFDDPFDILEHIMIGSEGTLGFIAEITYRTVEEHQHKASALITFPSIEDACRAVIRLKSEPVQAVELMDRVSLRSMENADGVPVYLKDLSENASSLLVQTASNDKEKLDLQIEQIKKSIKDIPIEIPIEFTDKPSEYAKLWKVRKGLFPTVGAMRETGTSVIIEDVCFPVPELAEAIPALQALFSNYGYDEAVIFGHALEGNVHFVFSQDFDDKKELERYKAFMDDLAKLVVDRFDGALKAEHGTGRNMAPFVEKEWGSEAYEMMKRLKAIFDPNDLLNPGVILNNDPELHLKNLKPMPAAHETIDMCTECGFCEPACVSHDLTLSPRQRITVYREMMRLKETGEKPEVLASMEKAYDYQSLDTCATDGLCGIACPLDINTGEFVKDLRSQKNTPTQKKVASAMAPRMATITSATKFALNTSNLFHSMLGSKTMDSIAGGLRKISGNRVPKWNKYLPKAAPKVKPEKYTVKDTKPDKVVYFPSCINQTMGLPKGQEENVPLTTKVKQLIHKSGYEIIYPKNLSSHCCGMPFSSKGFKEQGKEISDRLEQALYEASDGGRYPIVCDMSSCQLTMVENMEPRLKVYGPVEFTLKYLAPKLDFQPTDEPISVFAVCSAKKLGMESKLEELAKLCAKSVVVPETNCCGFAGDRGFSHPELVEHGLRHLNEQIPKEVKNGYCTNRTCEIGLSTHSDITYSSILYLVDQVTTAKKKPVKAQ; encoded by the coding sequence ATGAAACATCTACCAAAAGAGTACAAAGATATTTACAACCAATTTTCCCAAAAAATTGATCCGTCGAGAATATATACCGAACCGCTGGAAACGTTTGCTTTTGGTACGGATGCCAGCTTTTACCGGTTGGTTCCAAAAATAGTAGTCAAGGCTGATAATGCCGAAGAAGTGTCTTACATCTTATCGGAGTGCAACAGAGCCTCTATCCCGGTAACCTTTCGAGCGGCCGGAACCAGTCTTTCAGGCCAAGCTATCACCGACTCTGTGTTGGTAGTTGCCGGTAATGCATGGAAAAAGCATAAAGTATTAGATAATGGGGATAAAATCCGACTGCAGCCCGGTGTTATCGGCGCTCATGCTAACAACATACTGAGACCGTACTTGCGCAAAATAGGACCGGACCCCGCTTCCATTAACTCAGCCATGATTGGCGGTATTGCAGCCAATAACGCCAGCGGTATGTGTTGCGGAACGGCTCAAAACTCCTATCAAACCGTCGATAGCATGAAGGTCATTTTAAAAGACGGTACGCTGTTGGATACAGGAGACGCAGATAGCCGAAAAGAGTTTGAAAAGTCGCACGGTAATTTGCTGGAAGAGCTGAAACAGCTCTCACAAGATGTTAAAAATAACAAAGCTCTTTCTGAGAGAATTACCCATAAATTCAAGATGAAAAATACCACAGGCTACAGCTTGAATGCCCTGGTAGATTTTGATGATCCATTCGACATACTTGAGCACATTATGATCGGCTCCGAAGGTACACTCGGATTTATCGCTGAGATCACGTATAGAACAGTGGAAGAGCATCAGCATAAAGCAAGCGCACTTATAACCTTCCCAAGCATTGAAGATGCCTGCCGTGCCGTTATTCGCCTGAAGTCGGAGCCGGTGCAGGCCGTGGAGCTGATGGACAGGGTTAGCCTGAGATCTATGGAAAATGCCGACGGTGTGCCGGTATACCTTAAGGATCTTTCCGAAAATGCTTCTTCTTTACTGGTTCAAACGGCATCCAACGATAAGGAAAAACTCGATCTGCAGATTGAACAAATTAAGAAGTCGATAAAAGATATCCCTATCGAGATCCCGATTGAATTTACCGATAAACCATCCGAGTACGCTAAACTCTGGAAAGTTCGTAAAGGATTATTCCCGACCGTTGGAGCCATGCGGGAAACGGGGACATCGGTTATTATTGAAGATGTATGTTTTCCGGTTCCGGAATTAGCTGAAGCAATACCTGCACTGCAAGCGCTTTTTTCTAATTATGGATATGATGAAGCCGTAATTTTTGGTCATGCACTGGAAGGAAATGTTCACTTTGTGTTCAGCCAGGATTTTGATGACAAAAAGGAATTGGAGCGATATAAAGCTTTTATGGATGATCTGGCCAAGCTGGTGGTAGACCGTTTTGATGGTGCGCTGAAAGCCGAGCACGGTACCGGCCGTAATATGGCTCCTTTTGTGGAAAAAGAGTGGGGTTCAGAAGCCTATGAAATGATGAAACGCTTAAAGGCAATCTTTGATCCTAATGATCTGCTCAATCCCGGTGTTATCCTCAATAATGATCCGGAGCTCCATCTCAAAAATCTGAAACCCATGCCCGCTGCACATGAAACCATTGATATGTGTACGGAATGTGGATTTTGTGAACCGGCCTGTGTTTCCCACGACCTTACACTGTCGCCACGGCAGCGCATCACTGTTTATCGGGAGATGATGCGCCTCAAAGAGACCGGTGAGAAGCCCGAGGTATTGGCTTCGATGGAGAAAGCTTATGATTATCAATCTCTTGATACGTGTGCTACAGATGGTTTATGTGGCATAGCTTGCCCTTTGGATATAAATACCGGGGAATTTGTCAAAGATCTGCGCAGCCAAAAAAATACACCAACACAGAAGAAAGTGGCATCAGCGATGGCTCCGCGTATGGCTACGATCACGAGTGCTACAAAATTTGCACTAAATACCTCGAATCTGTTTCACTCCATGCTTGGCTCCAAAACAATGGATTCCATTGCCGGCGGGTTGCGAAAAATTTCAGGGAACAGGGTACCCAAATGGAATAAATATTTACCTAAAGCAGCCCCTAAAGTAAAGCCGGAGAAGTACACTGTTAAAGACACTAAACCCGATAAGGTGGTTTATTTTCCCTCATGTATTAATCAGACCATGGGCTTGCCGAAAGGCCAGGAGGAAAACGTACCGCTTACCACGAAAGTGAAACAGCTTATTCATAAATCAGGTTATGAGATCATCTATCCGAAAAACCTGTCTAGTCATTGCTGCGGAATGCCTTTTTCCAGCAAAGGCTTTAAAGAACAGGGGAAAGAGATCTCTGATAGACTGGAGCAAGCACTTTATGAAGCCAGCGATGGTGGAAGGTATCCCATAGTTTGCGATATGAGCTCTTGCCAGTTAACTATGGTAGAAAATATGGAGCCTCGTCTAAAAGTGTACGGCCCGGTTGAGTTTACCCTTAAATATCTGGCACCCAAATTGGATTTCCAGCCGACGGATGAACCCATCAGTGTTTTTGCAGTATGTAGCGCAAAAAAATTGGGGATGGAAAGCAAGCTGGAAGAACTGGCTAAGCTATGTGCAAAATCGGTGGTCGTACCTGAAACAAATTGCTGCGGATTCGCCGGCGATCGGGGATTCAGCCATCCCGAGCTGGTAGAGCATGGCCTCAGGCATCTTAATGAACAAATCCCAAAAGAAGTAAAAAACGGTTATTGCACGAATCGAACCTGCGAAATAGGTCTCTCTACACACAGTGACATCACCTATTCATCCATCCTCTACTTGGTTGATCAGGTAACTACAGCAAAGAAAAAACCGGTAAAAGCCCAATGA